In Vicia villosa cultivar HV-30 ecotype Madison, WI linkage group LG7, Vvil1.0, whole genome shotgun sequence, the DNA window ttcaaagcattttacaaaggaggtaaccttacccaactttttgagttgggtagataagaattcaccttaatTAGTAGAAGCTTCTTTAGCACACTTTTCATCTTCTCACTCATATCATATCTCTCCCGCCTATTTCACTTTCACACACATTGCACGACTGTTCATGTTCCTTAACTTTACCAAACAAAAATGTCAACAAGCGaaccaaacaaaaacatcttctGCATGTACGATTCTCGTATTGCAACCTTAGTTTCTCCAAACTCACATGAACTTGTTTCCACTCAAACACTAGCCAACTTCCTTAAACCATGTTCCAAAACCCTTCACCATTCAGAACCACCATTTCACAAAAACCAGAATCATCATCCTCTTCCTAAGATTGACTTCAAAGGTTGGAAAAACCCCCAAACCAAATGGGGTGATTGGGTTGAAACATTAACAGCAGAACATGCTGTAACATGGAACCAAACAGGTTCATGCGATGCCCTTTTGTCTTCTCTATACCATTTCCCAAAAAACCCATCTTTGATTCTAGCTTTAGTACAACATTGGTCTCCAAAAACCAATACTTTTGTTTTTCCTTGGGGTGAAGCCACTATCACACTTGAAGATGTAATGATCCTCGGTGGATTTTCAGTTCTGGGTGAATCCATTACTCTTCCTCTTTCTTCTGATTTGCTTTCAATAGAAGCTAAATTGATTGAACTTCGAAGGAGAATGTCGAAAACAAAGTCTAAAAAAGCAGATCATAATACATGGTTGAAGTTCTTCAAAGAGggtttagaagaagaagaaagtcaTGAAATTTTTGAACTTGAGCATGTGGGTTTTCTTTGTTTATGGTTAGCAAGGTTTGTTTTTCCTTCAATTTCAGATTCTAGTATCGACCCGCGTGTTTTTCATATTGCTATTCATTTGTCTCAAGGTAGAAGAATGGCTCTTGCACCTTCTGTTCTTGCTGGAATTTATCATAATTTGAGTTTGCTGAAAGAAAAACTAGGTTCTTTTTCTGTGAAGGATTTGGATTTGAAAGTTAATGGTCTATTTCAGCTTGTGCAACTATGGTTATTTGAAAGGTTTCCAACTCTTGCTCCAACTTGTCCTAATGAACTGAAAAAAGGTGAACCTAGAGCTGCAAGGTGGCACAAGCTTAATAACTCTGAAACTGATAATGCTGGTTTTGAATTCATTGTGTCTGCTATGGAATCGAAAGAGAATTTTCGGTGGCGTCCTTATGTAGATGATTTGAAAAATTGGTGCTTTGTGTCACATTACAAAGAAAATGaacaatttgttgttgttgatgatgatggttcAAATTGTGGTTTAGCAGAGGAATTGAGGTGTTTCGGAGTGTGTTTGTGTGCTGATGAGATTTTCGATTTGGACTGTGTTGAGAAGTATATGCCATATAGGGTTGCAATGCAATTTGGAATGGATCAAGATGTTCCTCCTAGTGATTTTACTTCTATCAGTCCAAGTTGTTATGGAAAGTTTAGCCTTTATGTTCCTGCTAAATTGTATAAGCCTTGTGTGTCATTGGAATATCATAATTGGTGGAAGAAATCAAAAGTGGATGATTATGATATGTTGGATGAAGTGATGATTGCAAAGCAATATTGTGAAGAGGGAAAACTTGCATCTATTGGTTCTATTGAAAGTGGTTCAAAGAGAAAATCATCAAGCAATGAGGAAAATAATAGTAGTATTGAAGTTGTTGAAGCCAAGAGATTGAAGAAGAATGAACAATCTTTCAATCATGGATTGaacaatgatgatgatgttggaaaagggaaagaacaaGATGGTGTAGGAAGTTATGATAACCCTTTGGATGTTGAAGGTTATGCATGCACCATTTTGGGGGCTTCTTCTTCTCACCCTATAAGTATTTGATAATTATTACATGAAGGAGCTTTTTGGTGCTTTTTTTTGGACAAAAGGCAAAAGCTAAAGGGGTGTTTGGATTGGAACATGAAGGTTTGATATTTTTTGAATGGCCTAaactagttatttatttattttggtgcAAGGCCCAAACAAGGTTTTATTCTTCAATATTTAAGAGCATCTTTTGTATGTAAATTTTGGTGCATCTAGTGCATTCATATGTACATGAAAATATTTCCTATTCTTCTACTTGAAGCAATATTTTGTAACTTCTGTGTCATGTTGCTGCATATCAATGATGCATTTATGATTATTCTATAAGTTGCCTTTTATTCTTTTTCTATAAGATAATTCCCTTCTACTTAACTAAGAAAACCCAGCAAAATTAGTAACGAATGTAAACAAGGTTGGTATGTAACCGTTTGTGTCATTGACTCATAATTGTATCACCTTAATTGGGAAACTTTGGGGTATATTTTagcattttttttagaaatattatgGACAATTTTTCTACTGCATTTTTGTAACGTATACTAGATTTTGGTAAATTTAAGATATCGAGGGAGTTACACTTTTTTTTAAAGggataaatttaaattataagagGCATAAGTTTGCAATGTTGAAAAATTATACgttacacttttttttttaacgTATATATTTCTCTCTACCTGTTCAAATCATTTAAGCCTATTTCCCTTATCTTTTCTGCTACAGATGTTACCTCAATATTCTCTCTAATATTATCATTGTTGATCTTATGTCGTCGAGTATTACCGCACATCTAACACAACATCATCATCCCtgctacacttactttattcACGTGTTGATTCTTAATTGACCAACATTATCTCTCGTACAACATCGCAGGTCGTACTGATGTTCGAAAAAATTTCCTTTCAGCTTGAGCGATACTTTTGAGTTACATAATACCCGTGATATCCTCCTTTATTTCTACCATTCATCCTGAAATCAATGGTTTACATCCCTTTCCACTTCTCAATCATTTTTATTACGAACCCAAGATATTTAAATTGCATGTCTTGTTTGAGTGTCAGGTAAAATTATCGTATTCATCTACCTATTTGAGTGGTTATACTTTCTCTAACTACCTTTCCTCATAGGAGGAGCGATGTTGTTCATGGATGAGAAGTCTCCTTCGTAAAGGATGATGTGGCAAAGCAGATGTTCATGTTCAGATTGAGGTAAATACTAGATGATGTACAAGATGAAGTGTATAATCAGCTGGATTAGGCAGGTGTTCTTGCTCATGCACATCATGATGATAATTATGTGTCTAAGAACGTGCCTTAACACGATGATGAGGTCCAAAAAGGTAATGATGAAGATTAGGTTGCGAATGGGTTTTGTACTATGATAATGTTATTGGGTTATAAAAGATAACTCATGATAAAAATAAGGTAAGTACAATGACATTAGACTCATTCGCCCGACTAGGGGTTGGTCGGCCATTTGGGCTAAGTTTCCCATATTGAATAGGCCGCTCATTTAGGCTTGGTCACCCGATATGGTATCCACAGTCAATTTTCCTTGTCAAACATGGGTTATGAAGTGGTAGTCAATGGAAAAccttaccccccccccccccccccataatTTAGAAGAGAATGAGCCTTCTGTTACCCCCTCACTCCTGATCATGGTAGTCAATGGAAAACcttccacacacacacacccccataaaattgcaaatatgtttaaataatttataattttaaagaagaaatatttgaataaaataaccCATTAATAACTAAGTGATAATAATATATACATTGTGTGGAAACTTGAGAAGCAAATTCATATGGCCTAGTGGTAAGTGCATTGGTGGTAAGGAGTTAAAGGGCATGAGTTCAAAGGCCTACTTGAGAtaaagttttttagattttttagaaaatttgaattttaacaataaattaataaaataaaatagaaaaataaaattaaaataaataaataataaaataaatattacgtggaattaaaaacaattaaaaataaaaaatataattacacgtcagcatatttgaatttaaaaaattaaaaaataaaagaaatacacAATCAGCGTGCCACATAAGCAAATGGCATGTGTCATTTCCTGGCGAGGTCTAAAACGATGAAATCTTCATTTGGCAAGGTTAGTTTTACAACAAAAATTTTACAGGGGGTAAACCAGAAGTCGACTGTATGGCAGGGGCAAAAATTGTAATAACCCTAAAATTTTACATGCATTTTGGAATTTTTCAAGTTTCAATAAACTAATAGTGGGATATGCTCGTGAAAATGAAGGAGTCAAGGGTAGTGTGTCCACCTCCGTGGAGGGAGGGGCATCATGAAATGCGTTATTCTCTTCAAAGGAGGAAGCCACCATCAAACTCCCCCAAGGTCTAGCAAGAATATCTGATAATTGCACCATCATTTGCATTATCTTCAATGATCCAAGATGGAATAACACTGCTAGCTAAAACCTTGCTCGAAAGCATAAGCCGAAATCTtaaaacatcatcaacatcgaCTTAGCACCAGAGGAAGACCACGCTTAAGTCTCAAAATAGACTAACTGGATTCTCGAGACTACTACTAGATGTGGATAAAGTAAAATCTGGTGAGGATTAAATAAGTTTTCGAGAATGAGTCATATTAAGAACTTATTTAACTGAATCAAGGTTGAGGAGTGAAAAATTTGGAGGGCATGCTTTATGAAGATTTCTCACTATTTCCCTCGAAAGTGAACCAAGTTAAACATCAAGTCAAAATTCATGTAACCAACTGAG includes these proteins:
- the LOC131619675 gene encoding uncharacterized protein LOC131619675, with amino-acid sequence MSTSEPNKNIFCMYDSRIATLVSPNSHELVSTQTLANFLKPCSKTLHHSEPPFHKNQNHHPLPKIDFKGWKNPQTKWGDWVETLTAEHAVTWNQTGSCDALLSSLYHFPKNPSLILALVQHWSPKTNTFVFPWGEATITLEDVMILGGFSVLGESITLPLSSDLLSIEAKLIELRRRMSKTKSKKADHNTWLKFFKEGLEEEESHEIFELEHVGFLCLWLARFVFPSISDSSIDPRVFHIAIHLSQGRRMALAPSVLAGIYHNLSLLKEKLGSFSVKDLDLKVNGLFQLVQLWLFERFPTLAPTCPNELKKGEPRAARWHKLNNSETDNAGFEFIVSAMESKENFRWRPYVDDLKNWCFVSHYKENEQFVVVDDDGSNCGLAEELRCFGVCLCADEIFDLDCVEKYMPYRVAMQFGMDQDVPPSDFTSISPSCYGKFSLYVPAKLYKPCVSLEYHNWWKKSKVDDYDMLDEVMIAKQYCEEGKLASIGSIESGSKRKSSSNEENNSSIEVVEAKRLKKNEQSFNHGLNNDDDVGKGKEQDGVGSYDNPLDVEGYACTILGASSSHPISI